Proteins from a single region of Vulgatibacter sp.:
- a CDS encoding ATP-binding protein → MHRAPKVRPDRTSFVGRERELSALRTMIADGIPFITLTGPSGMGKTRIARRLASELDGEFLGVEACATQADLRAAVAERLRLAGERVGDALAARGPLLLVLDNVDPHARPLAGVLEEWLERCPELTLLVTSLVPLGIRGEVRFELGPLGEKDAVVLYLDRARDAAADRPLAPAEREALDELVLRLDRLPLAIELAAARVRVLPPRQLLERISQRLALLRSAEGSLTHALSLSWNLLTADEQRVLARASVFAGGFTLAAAEAILRSDFLVDHLDGLRAKALLQLDVDRFSLYESVREFAALRLRELGGATELERQHAAYFASEGTARAGRAEGPEALAALRWLATDRENLLAAHRRSFGAAPELAARTGLALAALFSRGGPVAFQRELLDACVQAARRTGDPQLLVQALHERGRVRKREGGSAAARADVDEGLCVARAHGDRASEGHLLIASASLRVPASDPEARTELERALAIGADEGEPFIEGQALLVLGALEESRGAIDSAATRTEEALVLFRRGGHLRFCGIALLNLGAIHSHRGRFSAARNALEQACAIFASLENLTSLSYATTNLGSLALAMGDLDEAEKHLLEVLALDRRSSNRQLHGIATGQLAIVALERGELREAERRLADGIAALRELGVKRERAMLLPFHAAALALLGGTAEARAELSEARAAFDELGDPAGMQMLALLEGIVALSEARRVTCSGSDASSLEARARELLAAPICTGVTVEGLFVARRLLGQALARRAAAEAAPPGLHPGALVVARDATYFSFAGGERVDLRRRGAVRHLLRGLVENRLIAPGVGASADELAAIGWPGEKILPTAAATRVWNAIRILRGLGLAPVLLRHADGYLLDPALAVVRE, encoded by the coding sequence GTGCACCGAGCCCCGAAGGTCCGACCGGACCGCACCTCATTCGTCGGACGGGAGCGGGAGCTGTCGGCGCTGCGGACGATGATCGCGGATGGCATCCCGTTCATCACCCTCACCGGGCCGTCGGGGATGGGGAAGACACGGATCGCGCGCCGTCTCGCCAGTGAGCTGGACGGCGAGTTCCTCGGCGTCGAGGCCTGCGCGACGCAGGCCGACCTGCGCGCAGCCGTGGCGGAGCGGCTGCGCCTGGCCGGCGAGAGGGTCGGCGATGCGCTCGCAGCGCGCGGCCCGCTCCTGCTCGTCCTCGACAACGTCGATCCGCACGCGCGGCCACTCGCCGGCGTGCTCGAAGAGTGGCTCGAACGGTGCCCCGAGCTCACGCTGCTCGTCACCTCGCTCGTTCCACTCGGCATCCGCGGCGAGGTTCGCTTCGAGCTCGGGCCGCTCGGTGAGAAAGACGCCGTCGTGCTCTACCTCGACCGTGCGCGCGACGCCGCCGCCGATCGTCCGCTCGCACCGGCCGAGCGCGAGGCGCTCGACGAGCTCGTGCTGCGGCTCGATCGTCTGCCGCTCGCCATCGAGCTCGCTGCTGCGCGCGTGCGTGTGCTGCCACCGCGGCAGCTCCTCGAACGCATCTCGCAGCGCCTCGCTCTCCTGCGTTCCGCCGAGGGCTCGCTCACCCACGCGTTGTCGCTCTCGTGGAATCTTCTGACCGCCGACGAGCAGCGCGTGCTCGCGCGGGCCTCGGTGTTCGCGGGCGGGTTCACGCTCGCGGCCGCAGAGGCAATCCTCCGCAGCGACTTCCTCGTCGACCACCTCGATGGACTGCGCGCGAAGGCGCTGCTGCAGCTCGATGTCGATCGCTTCTCGCTCTACGAAAGCGTGCGGGAATTCGCAGCGCTGCGGCTACGCGAGCTGGGCGGCGCCACGGAGCTCGAGCGCCAACACGCGGCCTACTTCGCGAGCGAGGGCACTGCACGGGCCGGGCGCGCGGAAGGCCCCGAAGCACTCGCTGCGCTGCGCTGGCTGGCCACCGATCGCGAGAACCTGCTCGCCGCCCACCGCCGCTCGTTCGGTGCGGCACCGGAGCTGGCTGCGCGCACGGGGCTGGCGCTCGCGGCGTTGTTCAGCCGTGGCGGTCCAGTGGCCTTCCAGCGGGAGCTCCTCGACGCGTGCGTGCAGGCCGCGCGGCGCACGGGTGATCCGCAGCTCCTGGTGCAGGCGCTTCACGAGCGGGGGCGGGTGCGCAAGCGCGAGGGCGGATCGGCCGCCGCCCGAGCGGACGTCGATGAAGGACTCTGCGTTGCCCGGGCCCACGGCGATCGCGCGAGCGAAGGCCATCTCCTCATCGCCTCCGCCTCGCTCCGCGTGCCGGCGTCCGACCCTGAAGCGCGCACCGAGCTCGAGCGCGCTCTCGCAATCGGTGCCGATGAAGGCGAGCCATTCATCGAAGGACAGGCCCTCCTCGTACTCGGCGCGCTCGAGGAGAGCCGCGGTGCGATCGACTCCGCCGCCACCCGCACCGAGGAAGCGCTCGTGCTCTTCCGGCGCGGCGGCCACCTCCGCTTTTGCGGTATCGCGCTGCTGAACCTCGGCGCCATCCACTCGCACCGCGGCCGGTTCAGCGCGGCGCGCAACGCCCTCGAGCAGGCGTGCGCCATCTTTGCCTCACTCGAGAATCTCACGTCGCTCTCCTACGCCACGACCAACCTCGGGAGCCTCGCGCTCGCCATGGGTGATCTCGACGAGGCCGAGAAGCACCTGCTCGAGGTGCTCGCGCTCGATCGCCGCTCGAGCAACCGCCAGCTGCACGGGATCGCCACGGGCCAGCTGGCCATCGTCGCTCTCGAGCGCGGCGAACTGCGCGAAGCGGAGCGGCGACTCGCCGACGGCATCGCCGCACTGCGCGAGCTCGGTGTGAAGCGTGAACGTGCGATGCTCCTGCCCTTCCACGCTGCCGCTCTCGCGCTGCTCGGCGGCACCGCGGAGGCACGCGCCGAGCTCTCCGAGGCACGCGCGGCCTTCGACGAGTTGGGTGATCCCGCGGGCATGCAGATGCTCGCACTGCTCGAGGGGATCGTCGCGCTGTCCGAGGCACGCCGCGTGACGTGTTCGGGCAGCGATGCGTCGAGCCTCGAGGCGCGTGCGCGGGAGCTGCTCGCCGCGCCGATCTGCACCGGCGTGACGGTCGAGGGGCTCTTCGTGGCGCGGCGTCTGCTCGGGCAGGCGCTCGCCCGGCGTGCTGCAGCCGAGGCGGCGCCGCCCGGGCTTCATCCCGGCGCGCTCGTCGTCGCCAGGGACGCCACCTATTTTTCTTTCGCCGGCGGCGAGCGCGTCGACCTGCGCCGGCGCGGCGCCGTCCGCCACCTGCTGCGTGGGCTGGTCGAGAACCGCCTCATCGCGCCCGGCGTCGGCGCCAGTGCCGACGAGCTCGCCGCCATCGGTTGGCCCGGTGAGAAGATCCTGCCGACCGCTGCCGCCACCCGCGTGTGGAACGCCATCAGGATCCTCCGGGGCCTGGGCCTTGCGCCGGTGCTGCTGCGCCATGCCGATGGGTACCTGCTCGATCCTGCGCTGGCTGTCGTACGGGAGTGA
- a CDS encoding DUF1428 domain-containing protein encodes MAYVDGFVVAVPAAKKEAYRKHAAEAALLFKAFGATRIVEAWGDDVPAGKVTDFQRAVQAKDGEVVVFSWIEYPDKTVRDAAMQKMMNDPRMQAMGAEMPFDGQRMIFGGFAVLVDQG; translated from the coding sequence ATGGCCTACGTAGACGGATTCGTCGTAGCAGTCCCCGCCGCGAAGAAGGAGGCCTACCGCAAGCACGCGGCGGAGGCGGCGCTGCTGTTCAAGGCTTTCGGCGCCACGCGCATCGTCGAGGCGTGGGGCGACGACGTCCCCGCGGGGAAGGTCACCGACTTCCAGCGCGCCGTGCAGGCGAAGGATGGCGAAGTCGTCGTCTTCTCGTGGATCGAATACCCCGACAAGACGGTGCGGGACGCGGCGATGCAGAAGATGATGAACGACCCGCGCATGCAGGCAATGGGCGCCGAGATGCCCTTCGACGGCCAGCGCATGATCTTCGGCGGGTTCGCGGTGCTCGTCGACCAGGGCTGA
- a CDS encoding ArsR/SmtB family transcription factor produces MHTDAFQTLADPTRRQIVEALRSGEQQVNDVVGKLDIHQSGVSRHLRILLEAGFVQVRPDGPRRFYSLRPEPFQELETWLSSYRGLWEKRLDRFDEALQKRRNARAAHAKERKR; encoded by the coding sequence ATGCATACCGACGCCTTCCAGACCCTCGCGGACCCCACGCGGCGCCAGATCGTCGAGGCGCTGCGCTCGGGGGAGCAGCAGGTCAACGACGTCGTCGGGAAGCTCGACATCCACCAGTCCGGCGTGTCGCGGCACCTGCGGATCCTGCTCGAGGCGGGGTTCGTACAGGTGCGTCCGGACGGGCCGCGCCGCTTCTACTCGCTGCGTCCGGAGCCCTTCCAGGAGCTCGAGACGTGGCTGTCGAGCTACCGGGGCCTCTGGGAGAAGCGGCTGGATCGCTTCGACGAGGCGCTGCAGAAACGGCGCAATGCACGCGCCGCCCACGCGAAGGAGAGGAAGCGATGA
- a CDS encoding SRPBCC domain-containing protein, with the protein MNREKAAPNRQPIRFERTYEGPVDDLWDLWTTKDGFESWWGPEGFRVEVLKLELRVGGELVYDMIAAGREEIAYMESQGMPLSHATRGHFVELEPKRRLRLRHSIDFLPGVEPYDNDMLVELIPEGANVRMVVAIDPHPDDHWTRSSAQGFESQLTKVPAALAARR; encoded by the coding sequence ATGAACCGCGAGAAGGCAGCACCCAACCGCCAGCCGATCCGTTTCGAGCGCACCTACGAGGGTCCGGTCGACGACCTCTGGGACCTCTGGACCACGAAGGACGGCTTCGAGTCGTGGTGGGGGCCGGAGGGTTTTCGGGTCGAGGTCTTGAAGCTCGAGCTGCGCGTCGGCGGCGAGCTGGTCTACGACATGATCGCCGCGGGCCGCGAGGAGATCGCCTACATGGAGAGCCAGGGCATGCCGCTCTCGCATGCCACCCGCGGTCACTTCGTCGAGCTGGAGCCGAAGCGGCGCCTCCGGCTCCGCCATTCGATCGACTTCCTCCCGGGGGTCGAGCCCTACGACAACGACATGCTCGTCGAGCTCATCCCCGAGGGTGCCAACGTCCGCATGGTGGTCGCGATCGATCCGCACCCGGACGACCATTGGACCCGCAGCTCCGCCCAGGGCTTCGAGAGCCAGCTGACGAAGGTCCCCGCGGCGCTCGCGGCGCGCCGGTAG
- a CDS encoding DUF6036 family nucleotidyltransferase, with product MKQYSSADLEELLRRADARLSEPEVVVLVGGAVVGLVHGSSHATKDLDYVDGSSAALLALAEVGAEMGIPIQNVAGIYCAPHDWEDRRTEFKLAGLSWLRVFVPEKHDFAMMKLARGTDHDIDAIVDIHSKAPFAFNVLCARFRDTQVLGDGIDFKYAFAATVERLFGIEAALAAVGEAEQ from the coding sequence TTGAAGCAGTATTCCTCGGCGGACCTCGAGGAGCTGCTCCGGCGTGCGGACGCCCGGCTTTCGGAGCCGGAGGTAGTGGTGCTCGTTGGCGGGGCCGTGGTCGGGCTGGTTCACGGAAGCAGCCACGCTACCAAGGATCTCGATTACGTCGATGGTTCGTCCGCCGCGCTCCTCGCCCTTGCAGAGGTGGGAGCTGAGATGGGAATCCCGATTCAGAACGTAGCGGGAATCTACTGCGCGCCACACGACTGGGAAGACCGGCGGACCGAGTTCAAGCTCGCCGGACTGAGCTGGTTGCGCGTCTTCGTCCCCGAAAAGCATGACTTCGCGATGATGAAGTTGGCGCGAGGTACCGACCACGACATCGACGCGATCGTCGATATCCATAGCAAGGCGCCGTTCGCTTTCAATGTTTTGTGCGCGCGATTCCGCGATACACAGGTCCTTGGGGACGGTATCGACTTCAAGTACGCGTTCGCGGCGACGGTCGAGCGCCTCTTTGGAATCGAAGCCGCGTTGGCTGCAGTCGGAGAAGCCGAGCAGTAG